The Dyadobacter sp. 676 DNA window ATCTATTCCGCTTTGCGCTCCGGTTCCTGAAATCCACCGAACATGCCGAAGAAGCTGTGCACGACGTTTTCCTGAAATTGTGGGAGAACCGGGACTGCCTCCATAACGAATGCTCCCTGAAAGGCTATCTGCTTAAAATTTGCAAGAGCCATATTTTTCACGTGCTCACGCGCGCAGGAAAAGAGCAACCGGTACTGCAACTCTGAGGAAAAACGGGCCGAATGCATGGATAAGGAAATTCACATCAGGAACCTCGTTTACAAATACATCTCGAACCAGTGCAACGGGCCCGAGCAGGACGAACTGCTTCGCCACCTGCGAACCCCGGCGGGAAAATGGGTTTTCGACGAAGTAATGACCTCGGAGGCCGACAAGATTTTTACCCAAAGAGAAGAGATCGAACCGGCCGTTTCTACCCGGCTACTGGGTCGTTTACGCGAGAATATGGTGTCAGAGGACGCTGCCGGCGAACATCGGACACCCTTTTATCGCAACCGCAATTTCGTCGTCGCCGCAACGGCCGCGCTGGCGTTGCTCGCCCTGCTGGCCATTTACTGGCTCAGGCGCTAAGCATGATTATTTTTTGATATACTCGTCGGTAAAATGCGTCCTGGCCTTGGGCTGGGCGAATTTGTCGGCATTATAGCTCCGCGAATTTCCCCTCGGAATCGACAGGGACGACCATTTATCGTCCAGCGCCATTTTGCCGATGAACACGATTTGTCCTACATGGTACGGATAGTGGGCCAGCTGCCGGTTAATCGCTTCCATCACCGAATGTCCCTGGTTCCGGATGTAAATCACGGTGTTCCAGTTGGATGCGTCCAATGAATCCAGCGCTTTGAAAAGGCATTCCCAACCTTCGTTCCATTTGGCAAGCAGATCTTCGCGCCCATCGATATCGTTTTCGAACTCCGCATCGCGGTCACGCCATTCCTTTTCTCCGTCGGTGGTAAGGAAGTCGGTCCAGCGGGAAAGCATATTGCCCCATAAATGCTTGACAATGCTGGCAATGCTGTTGCTTTCTTCATTGTATTTCCAGAAAAGCTGCTCGTCGCCCAGCTGCGCAATCGTCTTTTCGCCGAGCATTTTGTAATATTCGAATTGCTTTCTTACGCTTTCGAGGTATTCCTGGTTCATGGTCTGGTGAAATAATGGTTTGTTCAACCCAAATTACAAATTGTTATCTACTAATGGAACGCTCGATCCGGAACACTTCGCCGTAAGCTGGATTGATATCGAAAATCTCGGTCAGCGCAATTCCCCGAACCATCGAAAGGATCAGCCGGATCACCCCCGCGTGTGTCACGACCGCGATTTTATGATGGGCGGTTTTCCCAAGATCATCCCAAAACGACTTCACGCGTGCGTACATCTGCATCATACTCTCGCCCCCAGGCGTGCACGCGTGCACATAATCGTCCATCCACGCCTGCAACGCCGCGGGGTCGACGGTATCCCAGGTTTTGCCCTCCCATTCCCCGAAATCCAGCTCCTGTAAACGGCTATCGGTCACGAACCCGGCGCCGATGGCCTTCGCAAGCGTGGTGCAGCGGGAAGCCGGGCTCGAATAAATGATATCCAAATCCGGATCCAGCTTCGATCGTACGATTTCGAGTTCCGATGGAAAACCGGCATGCAGTAAAAGTTCCTTGCGGCCGTAAATCAGGCCACGTTCGAGAACGGGCGTCGTATGCCGGATCAGGTAAATTTCCATAGCACAACGACGAAAAGATAGAATGCGATCTCACAGACCTGCTGGATAGCCCCCAGGCAATCGCCCGTGTAACCACCGATCCATTTTTTGAAATAGCCCGCCAGCACCGCCATAACCAATCCCATCGGTAGGATCGCCATCACGACCAAAGGCTGCCCGAATACCGCCGGGAACGCCAACAAGGGCATAACCCCGAAAACGATAGCGGTCGCCAATACCGAAAAAGGCGGCTTTTCGGCAACAGGTTTTGCCTTGCCGCCGGTCTCCCGCGCATAAGGCAGCGTGTAAATGACAAAAACAGGCATGAGCCTGCTCAGCGAATGCCCGCTCACGAGCACGGCGACGATCCCGCCTTCCGAACCGCTTATCGCTTGCAAAAGCGCAAATTTCAAGGCGAGGATCGATATCAGGCCCACGGATGCATACGTACCGACGCGGCTGTCCTTCATGATTTCCATGATTTTTTCCTTCGTCCACCCGCCTCCGAAACCATCGCAAACATCCGCAAAACCATCTTCGTGAAATGCGCCGGTCAACAGCACGGAAACAATCATCGAGCACAGAACAGCTACCGTGGGAGTGGTACAATAATCCGCGACAAGCCATGCGCCGCCCGCTGCGGCACCTACAATCCAGCCGATAAACGGCAGGTAACCCGTCGACAGGCTCAGATTTTCCGGACGATAAACCACCCATTTCGGTGCCGGCAGACGTGTGTAAAATTGCAGCGCGGTAAAAAACAGGGTCAGCTGTTTGCGAAAATAGGGCATCGGATATTAGTTCTGATTTTCGGTATTCCGGCTTACGCCCGCGCTTTCAAAGCTGGCCATTTCGTTCAAAAAGGAAACGGCGCTTTGGAGGAGCGGGTAGGCCAGCGCGCAGCCTGTGCCTTCGCCCAGCCGCATATCCAGTTTGAGAAGCGGATCGGCTTGCAGCCACTGTAACAGCAGGCGATGGCCTTTTTCATCGGATTGATGGCAGAAAACCGCATTATGCCCGATGGAAGCGTCCATTTTGAATGCGCACAGGTAGCTTACCGAGGCTATAAAACCATCCACCAACACCAGCATTCCCAGTTTTGCTGCCTCGGCCATTGCACCGCACATCATGGCAATTTCAAATCCGCCGAAAGTCGCCAGCACCGATTCGGGATCGTTGGGTTCGTTTTTATGGTATTCGGAGGCATCGGTCAGAACCGCTATTTTCTGCAAGAGCTGGACGTCATTCAAGCCGGTACCTTTTCCGACGCATTCAGAAACCGGGATTTCCAGCAACCGGCTCATGGTCATCGACGCCGCGGAGGTATTGCCAATGCCCATCTCTCCGAAGCCGATCACATTGCAGCCCGTTTCCCTGACGTGGCGAACCAACTCTGCCCCTTTTTCAAGACACCGCCGGCATTCGGCGGCCGTCATCGCGGGTTGT harbors:
- the cobC gene encoding alpha-ribazole phosphatase; the protein is MEIYLIRHTTPVLERGLIYGRKELLLHAGFPSELEIVRSKLDPDLDIIYSSPASRCTTLAKAIGAGFVTDSRLQELDFGEWEGKTWDTVDPAALQAWMDDYVHACTPGGESMMQMYARVKSFWDDLGKTAHHKIAVVTHAGVIRLILSMVRGIALTEIFDINPAYGEVFRIERSISR
- the cobT gene encoding nicotinate-nucleotide--dimethylbenzimidazole phosphoribosyltransferase — encoded protein: MYTAAVTREEIQAKIDSKTKPLGALGALERLALRIASVQGTLSPELVNPHIIVFAASHGIASQGVSAYPSEVTPQMVLNFMGGGAAINVFTRQHGINLLLVDAGVDYDFGKNEKLIDAKVNFGTKNFLKQPAMTAAECRRCLEKGAELVRHVRETGCNVIGFGEMGIGNTSAASMTMSRLLEIPVSECVGKGTGLNDVQLLQKIAVLTDASEYHKNEPNDPESVLATFGGFEIAMMCGAMAEAAKLGMLVLVDGFIASVSYLCAFKMDASIGHNAVFCHQSDEKGHRLLLQWLQADPLLKLDMRLGEGTGCALAYPLLQSAVSFLNEMASFESAGVSRNTENQN
- a CDS encoding sigma factor, whose translation is MKEPIMQDDILAASIRNGDIPSFTRVYETYHAYLFRFALRFLKSTEHAEEAVHDVFLKLWENRDCLHNECSLKGYLLKICKSHIFHVLTRAGKEQPVLQL
- a CDS encoding DUF1572 domain-containing protein, whose protein sequence is MNQEYLESVRKQFEYYKMLGEKTIAQLGDEQLFWKYNEESNSIASIVKHLWGNMLSRWTDFLTTDGEKEWRDRDAEFENDIDGREDLLAKWNEGWECLFKALDSLDASNWNTVIYIRNQGHSVMEAINRQLAHYPYHVGQIVFIGKMALDDKWSSLSIPRGNSRSYNADKFAQPKARTHFTDEYIKK
- a CDS encoding adenosylcobinamide-GDP ribazoletransferase, giving the protein MPYFRKQLTLFFTALQFYTRLPAPKWVVYRPENLSLSTGYLPFIGWIVGAAAGGAWLVADYCTTPTVAVLCSMIVSVLLTGAFHEDGFADVCDGFGGGWTKEKIMEIMKDSRVGTYASVGLISILALKFALLQAISGSEGGIVAVLVSGHSLSRLMPVFVIYTLPYARETGGKAKPVAEKPPFSVLATAIVFGVMPLLAFPAVFGQPLVVMAILPMGLVMAVLAGYFKKWIGGYTGDCLGAIQQVCEIAFYLFVVVLWKFT